The following coding sequences lie in one Ostrea edulis chromosome 8, xbOstEdul1.1, whole genome shotgun sequence genomic window:
- the LOC125662712 gene encoding alpha-latrotoxin-Lg1a-like, which translates to MISANEKFEEACRNLKTYQQECFVVCAIRSKSLNIIRLLFSSLRKNLFLKLCQENEILLKVVETGSVEMFQLLNNLGVTLENSRSPPIASLFTAVRNNHLPMLSLLTEYVELDPSFRDAQGCSLLHCAAKSGSVNVVEYLIRQSFDPTDCSVDNETILHLVAMFGSFSAFTWLCEKYPGQIGIKTTTGKSVLHYAASNEDTDILIFLVENMKMNPHEKTNDGETLLHVACRNGNNGAIKHILESYPEIIHVQDKHGMTAAHTACISGNLEAMKLLSQFHELFETLSKKGESVLHCASMSKSLEILEFVMRLTLHSKDVVTTEGYSLLHSCTSSAIGNLDIVQYLIVQGFDVRQRNKQGQIPMHLACISGHLQIVRFLINKCPELLNAKDDKGYDAILSCARGRSLETLKYLENMQCFTHQTLPTGKGILHIACKHSSVDLVKYLCQMYPQELERRDSKGKTALHMSALNASVDVIQYLLDIEVDHYALSTSKQTILHLACYNSNTDILKYIAEKLPGLKYQKDCRGYNALHYSYEARNERAIKVLLNDFNDFDVRQRTFENFTPLDIVFKTVIEQSYSGSQPQMMIRDRAQYETNNLKSLHAFDYLDLAVYPKRRRGISESKMLAFSLSLADCLNNEKLLSNQERTVNIASCQLLHFAKYEKHHTCTFPERLIETGLTWSMTWCIEIAFLYPKEIRELFLRSSLNILRSGAATDVVKTFARGLSKTFDMRYSDVLSIHSVWAGYLPMSHERCNNCIETIVVITRKTNEAVQRSLKEYHGLQIYYRDVTYFSPEAKEMMHLESDVSPDLKLRKEDIQRLIKHHSNISLVSTSSVKSIGYGTANQQPPKYLKSVVIYCRVKGIIPAGEKLFPTQIGGYPVDVRESAVTLAVGQEGLKMGDRIALTEGDKTGTVGGFIDIDADRKGFITCAHVLTSLDNQTDNPLHQKPPVSIIDRGRKYTIGHVVEYALDLDRADIDVTIDAALVEVQKRLPDSGYFTSNLKL; encoded by the coding sequence ATGATCTCGGCAAACGAAAAATTCGAAGAAGCATGTCggaatttaaaaacttatcagcaagagtgttttgttgtttgtgcCATCAGATCGAAATCTTTGAATATCATACGGTTATTGTTCAGCTCTCTGAGGAAAAATCTGTTCCTTAAACTTTGTCAAGAAAACGAAATATTGTTGAAAGTAGTCGAGACAGGCTCTGTAGAAATGTTTCAGCTTCTGAATAATTTAGGAGTTACACTTGAAAATAGCAGGTCCCCTCCTATTGCATCTCTGTTTACTGCTGTAAGAAACAACCACCTACCAATGCTATCATTGCTGACGGAATATGTGGAACTAGACCCTTCATTCAGAGATGCACAAGGCTGCTCCCTATTACATTGTGCAGCAAAGTCCGGCTCCGTGAACGTAGTGGAATATTTGATCAGACAAAGTTTTGATCCGACAGATTGCTCCGTTGATAACGAAACAATTTTGCATTTGGTGGCGATGTTTGGTTCCTTTTCAGCATTTACGTGGCTTTGCGAGAAGTACCCTGGACAGATAGGAATAAAAACTACAACGGGAAAGTCTGTTTTGCACTATGCGGCTTCGAATGAAGACacagatattttaattttccTGGTggagaatatgaaaatgaatccGCATGAGAAAACAAACGATGGAGAAACTTTGTTACATGTTGCATGTCGCAATGGAAATAATGGCGCTATTAAGCACATATTAGAGAGTTATCCAGAAATTATTCACGTTCAAGATAAACATGGGATGACTGCAGCACACACAGCGTGCATCAGTGGAAATTTAGAGGCTATGAAATTGTTGAGTCAGTTTCATGAACTTTTCGAAACATTGTCAAAGAAGGGCGAAAGTGTCCTGCATTGTGCTTCCATGAGCAAAAGTCTAGAGATACTTGAATTTGTTATGCGTTTAACATTGCATTCGAAAGATGTGGTAACAACAGAAGGCTATTCTTTACTTCACTCTTGCACCAGTTCTGCCATTGGGAATTTAGATATTGTGCAGTATCTAATAGTTCAAGGATTTGATGTTCGACAGCGTAATAAACAAGGACAAATCCCAATGCATTTAGCTTGTATTTCAGGACATTTACAAATCGTACGTTTTCTGATTAATAAATGCCCAGAACTCCTCAATGCCAAGGACGATAAAGGATATGATGCAATATTGAGCTGTGCAAGAGGTCGATCATTAGAAACTCTGAAATACCTTGAAAATATGCAATGTTTCACGCATCAGACTTTACCCACAGGCAAGGGTATCCTTCATATTGCATGCAAGCACAGTTCGGTTGATCTTGTCAAATATTTGTGTCAAATGTATCCACAAGAACTTGAAAGACGTGATTCCAAAGGGAAAACGGCATTACATATGAGTGCACTCAACGCTTCAGTAGATGTTATACAATATCTCTTGGATATCGAGGTCGACCATTATGCTTTATCAACGagtaaacaaacaattttacatttagCGTGCTACAACAGTAATAcagatatattgaaatatatcgCAGAAAAACTACCTGGTCTAAAATATCAAAAAGATTGTCGTGGATACAACGCTTTGCATTATTCTTACGAGGCTAGAAATGAAAGAGCAATCAAGGTTTTGTTGAATGATTTCAATGATTTTGATGTTCGCCAGagaacatttgaaaatttcacacctttagatattgtattcaaaacaGTAATAGAACAGAGCTATTCCGGATCGCAACCACAAATGATGATCAGAGATAGAGCACAATACGAGACAAATAATCTAAAATCCTTACACGCCTTCGATTATCTTGATCTTGCTGTCTATCCAAAAAGACGGAGAGGAATAAGTGAAAGCAAAATGCTAGCTTTCTCACTCTCACTTGCTGATTGTTTGAATAATGAAAAACTTCTAAGCAATCAAGAAAGAACTGTAAATATTGCTTCCTGTCAGTTGCTTCATTTTGCCAAATACGAAAAACACCACACATGTACCTTTCCGGAAAGACTTATTGAGACGGGGCTGACTTGGTCGATGACTTGGTGCATCGAAATAGCATTTCTATATCCAAAGGAAATACGAGAACTTTTTCTCAGATCTTCTCTTAATATCTTGCGTTCAGGGGCTGCTACTGATGTAGTTAAAACATTTGCTAGAGGACTCAGTAAAACATTTGATATGAGATATAGCGATGTATTGAGTATACACTCTGTGTGGGCTGGATATCTACCTATGTCTCATGAAAGGTGCAATAACTGCATCGAAACAATAGTTGTTATAACTAGAAAGACAAACGAAGCAGTACAAAGGAGTTTGAAAGAATATCATGGATTACAAATATATTACCGAGATGTCACGTATTTCTCCCCGGAAGCAAAAGAAATGATGCATCTCGAAAGTGATGTATCCCCTGACTTGAAGTTGAGGAAAGAAGATATTCAAAGACTAATAAAACACCACAgcaatatttcactcgtatcaACATCATCAGTCAAATCAATAGGATATGGTACAGCAAATCAACAACCACCCAAATATTTGAAATCGGTAGTTATTTATTGTAGAGTCAAAGGCATAATTCCGGCAGGCGAAAAACTCTTTCCAACACAAATTGGAGGGTATCCGGTTGACGTCCGAGAAAGTGCTGTGACTCTTGCTGTCGGTCAAGAGGGTTTAAAAATGGGAGATAGGATAGCTCTAACAGAAGGGGATAAAACTGGAACGGTGGGCGGTTTTATTGATATAGATGCTGACAGAAAGGGTTTTATAACTTGCGCTCATGTACTAACCTCTTTGGACAATCAAACAGATAATCCACTCCACCAAAAACCACCCGTAAGCATTATAGACAGAGGAAGGAAGTATACTATCGGACATGTGGTAGAATATGCTTTAGATTTGGATAGAGCGGATATTGATGTTACAATCGATGCTGCCCTCGTTGAAGTGCAAAAAAGACTGCCAGACAGTGGATATTTTACTTCAAAtttaaagttataa